Proteins from a genomic interval of Channa argus isolate prfri chromosome 11, Channa argus male v1.0, whole genome shotgun sequence:
- the isca1 gene encoding iron-sulfur cluster assembly 1 homolog, mitochondrial — protein sequence MSASIVRATVRAVNKRKILPTRAALTLTPAAVNKIRLLLQDKPEYIGLKVGVRTRGCNGLTYTLDYTKDKDKSDEEVLQDGVRVFIEKKAQLTLLGTEMDFVESKLSSEFVFNNPNIKGTCGCGESFNI from the exons ATGTCTGCCTCCATAGTTCGAGCTACTGTCCGAGCGGTCAACAAAAGAAAGATACTGCCTACAAGGGCTGCGCTGACATTG ACTCCAGCAGCTGTGAACAAGATCAGGTTGTTGTTGCAGGATAAGCCGGAATAT ATTGGTTTGAAGGTTGGAGTGAGAACTCGTGGCTGCAACGGACTGACGTACACACTGGACTACACTAAGGATAAAGACAAGTCTGATGAGGAAGTACTACAGGATG GTGTGAGGGTGTTCATAGAGAAGAAGGCTCAGCTGACCCTTTTGGGAACTGAGATGGACTTTGTGGAGTCAAAGTTGTCCAGTGAATTTGTCTTCAACAATCCCAACATCAAAGGCACGTGTGGCTGTGGAGAGAGCTTCAACATATGA